The Bacteroidota bacterium genome includes the window AATCAAGGAATTTGCTTCCGATCCAAGACTTCTTCACCTCATCCCTGAAAGAAAAGACCTTGGAATTGGCGGCTGCTGGAACCTCGGTGTTCATCATGAAAAGTGTGGCATGTTTGCCGTCCAGCTCGACAGCGATGACCTCTATAACGATGAAAACACACTGCAAACAGTCGTTGACACTTTCAAAAAAGAAAAATGTGCAATGGTTATTGGTACCTACCAGATGACCAACTTCAAACTGGAAGAGATACCTCCGGGAATCATCGATCATAAGGAATGGACTGATGACAACGGACCAAACAATGCTCTCAGAATCAACGGACTCGGTGCCCCAAGAGCTTTCTACACACCTGTTCTTCGCGAAATAAAAATACCGAATGTCTCCTATGGCGAAGATTACGGAGTTGGTCTCGCGATTTCCAGACAATATCGTATCGGAAGAATTTATCATCCAATCTACCTCTGCCGCAGATGGGAAGGAAATTCAGATTCCGCGCTGAGCATTCCGCAGGTAAATGCACACAACTGGTACAAGGATAAACTCCGTTCGTTCGAACTTAAGGCGAGGATGAAAAAACTCTCTTGAGAAGGTCAGTACTCTCCGTACCGGGACACATCGCTAAAATGCACCTGAAAGCTTCTGCTTCAGGTGCAGATGTCGTCATGCTCGACCTCGAAGACAGCGTACCTCTTTCCGAAAAAAGATCCGCCCGTCTTCAGGTCGTTGAATCAATCAATTCCCTCGACTGGGGCAACAAGTTCCTCTCGATCAGGATTAACAGACCGGGCGACCGCTTCGCCTACAGAGACATCGTGGAAATTATCCCGTTTTGCAGTGATAAACTCGATTCCATCGTAATTCCAAAAGTCTCCTCTGCCGCTGATATCCACTTTGTCGAAAAACTTCTGAACTCACTCGAGGATGAATATTCACTCAAAAACAGAATATTCATCGAACCTTCCATCGAGGACGCCCTCGGACTTGAAAATGTTTCGGAGATTGCCGCCGCTTCGGAGAGAAATATTACCCTCGTATTCGGTATTGCAGATTTCTCCTCTTCCATCGGTGCCAAATTCATATCGATTTCAGGTCATGGTGAAAATGAGGATACCTACCCGGGTCACCGCTGGCAGTATGTCCTTTCAAGAATGGTGGTGGCAGCTAAAGCCCGTAATCTCGCTGTTATTGATGCTCCTTATGGCAATTTCAGCGATCCAAACGGTCTGAGAAAATCAGCCGAACTCGCTGCCGCTCTCGGAGTGGATGGCAAGTGGGCAATACATCCTGCTCAGATTGAAATAATCAATGCGGTCTTCTCCCCTTCCCCTCAGGAAATTGAACGGGCAAAAAGAGTACTGGATGCTTATGAAAATGCTCTAAAGGAGGGAAAAGGTGCGGTTGAACTCGATGGCAGAATGATCGACAATGCAACCATACGCCTTGCAAAAATAACCCTGAATAAGATATAATTAAACCGCAAGGCAAATAAAAACCACAGAGCACACAGAGAGCACAGAGGATCTAATTGGTTTACTTCTCTGTGTACTCTGTGTACTCTGTGGTTAAATTCGGGTCTATTCTATAATCTCGAGAATTGACTCAAGAGGCAGTTTTTCCCTCGCCGGAAGCGACTCAAGAGGCTTCCCGACCGCAACACACGCCGCAAGGCGGTATGGCTCCTTGATTCCCAGCAACGGCTCCAGTTCTTCCCGGGCGACAAGAAGACCCGTCAGCCAGCAACATCCATAACCCATCCCTGTGGCAGCAAGCATGATATTCTCTATTGCAGCTCCGATACTCTGGATGTCAGGGTAGTTCCGCATCTTGTTCATCTCTTCATGAGTCATTCCTGATGCTTCGAGAATCGTGTCAACAATTGCATCATACGATTTCATCTGTACCGCTATAACAGCGGGTGCATCGGTGAAGACTGTGGAAAAATGTGAAACGGTTGTCTTTATCTTCTCACCTTTGCTGTCTTCAGTTGAATTAAGAAGAGTTGAAATCTTATGATTCACAACATTCGACATTTTGGCAATCACATCTTTATTCGTTACAACAACAAATTTCCATAGCTGTGCATTATTTATACTGGGGGCAAGACCCGCAAGCCTTACCAGTTCTTTCAAATCTTCAAGAGGAAGGCTCTCCGGCTTAAAATGCCTGACACTTCTTCTGCGTTCTATTACTTCTTTGATCTCCATAAATTTTCCCATTTGTGTACTGAAACTTAACAATATTTTAGCTCCCCGTGAAATCAATTTAATCCCCGTAAATTTGTAATTTGCATTGTTTATTTAATTTTGAACTCATTTCACGGAGATCACAGAATGAAAGCCAAAAATTATGATGAGATGTTGCA containing:
- a CDS encoding CoA ester lyase encodes the protein MRRSVLSVPGHIAKMHLKASASGADVVMLDLEDSVPLSEKRSARLQVVESINSLDWGNKFLSIRINRPGDRFAYRDIVEIIPFCSDKLDSIVIPKVSSAADIHFVEKLLNSLEDEYSLKNRIFIEPSIEDALGLENVSEIAAASERNITLVFGIADFSSSIGAKFISISGHGENEDTYPGHRWQYVLSRMVVAAKARNLAVIDAPYGNFSDPNGLRKSAELAAALGVDGKWAIHPAQIEIINAVFSPSPQEIERAKRVLDAYENALKEGKGAVELDGRMIDNATIRLAKITLNKI
- a CDS encoding nitroreductase family protein, with the protein product MEIKEVIERRRSVRHFKPESLPLEDLKELVRLAGLAPSINNAQLWKFVVVTNKDVIAKMSNVVNHKISTLLNSTEDSKGEKIKTTVSHFSTVFTDAPAVIAVQMKSYDAIVDTILEASGMTHEEMNKMRNYPDIQSIGAAIENIMLAATGMGYGCCWLTGLLVAREELEPLLGIKEPYRLAACVAVGKPLESLPAREKLPLESILEIIE